A DNA window from Camelina sativa cultivar DH55 chromosome 17, Cs, whole genome shotgun sequence contains the following coding sequences:
- the LOC104756587 gene encoding UDP-glycosyltransferase 85A5-like — translation METMASYAVSSRQKPHVVCIPFPAQGHINPMLKVAILLYARGFHVTFVNTVYNHNRLIRSRGPNALEGLPSFRFESIPDGLPEEPNKDIMQDVPSLCESTMKNCLAPLKELLRRINTGDDVPPVSCIVSDGVMSFTLDAAEELGVPEILLWTTSACGFLAYLHFYRFIEKGLSPLKDESYLDTKIDWIPSMRNLRLKDIPSFIRATNSEDIMLNYFVHETDRAKRASAIILNTFDSLEHDVIESIKSMIPPVYTIGPLHLQVKREIDEMSEIGQVGTNLWKEEMECLNWLDTRSPNSVVYVNFGSITVMSKKHLVEFAWGLAATKKDFLWVIRPDLVAGDVAMVPPEFLIETADRRMIANWCPQEKVLSHPAIGGFLTHSGWNSTLESLSGGVPMVCWPFFAEQQTNCKYCCDEWEVGMEIGGDVRREEVEALVRELMDGVKGMKMREKAKGWQRLAEEATEHMRGSSDLNFQKVVTKVLLDSKRQ, via the exons ATGGAAACAATGGCATCATATGCCGTTTCTAGCAGACAAAAACCACACGTAGTTTGCATACCTTTCCCAGCTCAAGGCCACATCAATCCGATGCTGAAAGTGGCTATACTCCTCTATGCCAGAGGCTTTCATGTTACCTTTGTCAACACCGTCTACAACCACAACCGTCTCATCCGGTCACGTGGTCCCAACGCCCTTGAAGGGCTTCCTTCTTTCCGGTTCGAGTCCATCCCAGACGGTCTACCGGAGGAGCCCAACAAGGACATCATGCAGGACGTCCCTTCCCTTTGTGAGTCCACCATGAAAAACTGTCTAGCTCCGCTCAAAGAGCTTCTCCGACGGATTAATACCGGAGATGATGTTCCTCCAGTGAGCTGTATTGTATCGGACGGTGTGATGAGCTTTACTCTTGATGCAGCCGAGGAGCTTGGAGTCCCGGAGATTCTTTTGTGGACAACCAGTGCTTGTGGCTTCTTGGCTTATCTACACTTCTATCGCTTTATCGAGAAGGGATTATCACCACTAAAAG ATGAGAGTTACTTAGACACAAAAATAGATTGGATACCATCGATGAGAAACCTAAGACTTAAAGACATCCCAAGCTTCATCCGTGCAACTAATTCTGAAGACATAATGCTTAACTATTTTGTCCATGAAACCGACCGAGCCAAACGCGCTTCGGCTATCATTCTCAACACATTTGATAGCCTTGAGCATGATGTTATTGAATCTATTAAATCTATGATACCTCCAGTGTACACTATTGGACCGCTTCATCTACAAGTGAAGCGGGAGATCGACGAGATGAGTGAGATTGGACAGGTGGGAACAAATCTATGGAAAGAGGAGATGGAGTGTCTGAATTGGCTCGATACTAGGTCTCCAAACAGCGTCGTTTATGTTAATTTCGGTAGCATAACAGTGATGAGTAAGAAACATCTCGTGGAATTTGCTTGGGGTTTAGCAGCGACCAAGAAAGACTTTTTATGGGTGATCAGGCCGGATTTAGTAGCCGGTGATGTGGCAATGGTTCCTCCAGAGTTTCTAATAGAGACAGCTGATCGAAGGATGATAGCGAATTGGTGTCCTCAAGAAAAAGTTCTTTCTCATCCGGCAATCGGAGGGTTCTTAACACATAGTGGATGGAACTCAACTTTGGAGAGTCTTTCCGGTGGAGTTCCAATGGTGTGTTGGCCGTTCTTTGCAGAGCAGCAAACAAATTGTAAATATTGTTGTGATGAATGGGAGGTGGGGATGGAGATCGGTGGAGACGTGAGGAGAGAGGAGGTTGAGGCACTGGTTAGAGAGCTAATGGACGGAGTGAAAGGAAtgaaaatgagagagaaagcaaaagggTGGCAGCGTTTGGCAGAGGAAGCGACGGAGCATATGCGTGGTTCATCGGACTTAAATTTTCAGAAGGTTGTTACAAAGGTCCTCTTAGACAGCAAAAGACAATAG
- the LOC104756586 gene encoding UDP-glycosyltransferase 85A5-like, translating into MVTHSHTYLLIKKLFQAHEKKKMASQTVSRGQKPHVVCVPFPAQGHINPMLKVAKLLHTRGFHVTFVNTIYNHKRLLRSRGPNALNGIPSFRYESIPDGLPETNKDATQDVPPLCASTKKNCLAPFKELLRRINTADDVPPVSSIVSDGIMSFTLDAAEELGVPDVVFWTTSACGFLAYLYFYSFIEKGLSPLKDESYLTKENLDTKIDWIPSMRNLRLKDIPSFIRTTNPDDIMLNFFVHEADRVKRASAIILNTFDELEHDTIQSIKSIIPHVYSVGPLQLLVKREMKKDSEIRQMETNLWREERECLDWLNTKSPNSVVYVNFGSITVMSAKHLVEFAWGLAATKKDFLWVIRPDLVVGDVAMVPPEFLIETADRRMLASWCPQENVLSHPAVGGFLTHSGWNSTLESLSNGVPMVCWPFFAEQQTNCKYCCDEWEVGMEISGDVRREEVEELVRELMDGEKGKKMREKAEEWRRLAEEATKHMCGSSELSFEMVVGKVLLGGRE; encoded by the exons ATGGTCACTCACTCACATACAtatctacttattaaaaaactttttcaGGCAcacgagaaaaagaaaatggcatCTCAAACCGTTTCTAGAGGACAAAAACCACATGTGGTTTGCgtgcctttcccggctcaagGCCACATCAACCCGATGCTGAAAGTGGCTAAACTCCTACACACCAGAGGCTTCCACGTCACCTTCGTCAATACCATCTACAACCACAAACGTCTCCTCCGTTCCCGTGGACCCAACGCCCTCAACGGGATTCCTTCTTTCCGGTACGAGTCTATTCCTGATGGTCTTCCCGAGACCAACAAGGACGCCACCCAGGACGTCCCTCCTCTTTGTGCGTCCACAAAGAAAAACTGTCTAGCTCCATTCAAGGAGCTTCTCAGGCGGATCAACACGGCAGATGATGTTCCTCCGGTGAGTAGTATTGTATCGGACGGTATAATGAGCTTTACCCTTGATGCTGCGGAGGAACTTGGAGTCCCGGATGTTGTTTTTTGGACAACCAGTGCTTGTGGCTTCTTGGCTTATCTATATTTCTATAGCTTCATCGAGAAGGGGTTATCACCACTAAAAG ATGAGAGTTACTTAACCAAGGAGAACTTAGACACAAAAATAGATTGGATACCATCAATGAGAAACTTAAGACTAAAGGACATCCCAAGCTTCATCAGAACGACTAATCCTGACGACATAATGCTCAACTTTTTTGTTCATGAGGCTGACCGAGTCAAACGCGCTTCTGCTATCATTCTTAACACATTCGATGAGCTCGAACATGACACCATCCAATCTATTAAATCTATTATACCTCATGTGTACTCTGTTGGACCGCTCCAACTACTGGTGAAGCGGGAGATGAAAAAGGATAGTGAGATCAGACAAATGGAAACAAATTTGTGGAGAGAGGAGAGGGAGTGTTTGGATTGGCTCAATACCAAATCTCCAAACAGTGTCGTTTATGTTAATTTCGGAAGCATAACAGTGATGAGTGCAAAACATCTCGTGGAGTTTGCTTGGGGTTTGGCAGCAACAAAGAAAGATTTCTTGTGGGTGATCAGGCCGGATTTAGTAGTTGGTGATGTGGCTATGGTTCCACCAGAGTTTCTAATAGAGACAGCTGATCGAAGGATGTTGGCGAGTTGGTGTCCTCAAGAAAACGTCCTTTCTCATCCGGCAGTTGGAGGTTTCTTAACACATAGTGGATGGAATTCGACTTTGGAGAGTCTCTCAAATGGAGTTCCAATGGTGTGTTGGCCGTTCTTTGCAGAGCAACAAACAAATTGCAAATATTGTTGTGATGAATGGGAGGTGGGGATGGAGATTAGTGGAGATGTAAGGAGGGAAGAGGTTGAGGAGTTGGTTAGAGAGCTGATGGAtggagagaaaggaaaaaaaatgagagagaaggCAGAAGAGTGGCGACGCTTGGCTGAGGAAGCGACGAAGCATATGTGTGGTTCGTCGGAACTAAGTTTTGAGATGGTTGTTGGCAAGGTCCTTTTAGGGGGTAgagaataa
- the LOC104756588 gene encoding LOW QUALITY PROTEIN: UDP-glycosyltransferase 85A3 (The sequence of the model RefSeq protein was modified relative to this genomic sequence to represent the inferred CDS: deleted 1 base in 1 codon) translates to MGSPIFYKWVRTSKLKRTVKHNPVLDHIFTFCLLAKERYKMGPRVVCDAEKPHVVCVPFPAQGHINPMLKVAKLLHHRGFHVTFVNTVYNHNRLLRSRGPNALGRVPSFRFEAIPDGLPETDVDATQDIPALCESTMKNCLAPFKELIRRINTREDVPPVSCIVSDGAMGFTLDVAEEFGVPQVLFWTTSGCGFMAYPHFYLFIEKGLCPVKDEISLMKEHLDTVIDWIPSMKNLKLKNIPSFIRTTDPNDIMLNFIVRETCRTRRASAVILNTFNDLEHDILRSMQSILPQVYPIGPLHLLVNREIEEDSEIGRMGSNLWKEETECLHWLDTKSRNSVVYVNFGSITKMTVTQLEEFAWGLAATGKEFLWVMRPDLVAGEEAVIPTEFLVETEDRRMLTSWCPQEKVLSHPAIGGYLTHCGWNSTLESLSCGVPMVCWPFFAEQQTNCKFSCDEWEVGIVIGGDVKREEVEAVVRELMDGEKGKKMREKAEEWRRFAEKATEHPCGSSVVNLETLVSRVLLGKNPDTDQS, encoded by the exons ATGGGCTCACCGATTTTCTATAAATGGGTACGTACCTCAAAGCTTAAGCGTACAGTCAAGCATAACCCAGTTTTAGATCACATATTCACATTTTGTCTTTTGGCAAAAGAGAGATACAAAATGGGACCTCGTGTTGTTTGTGACGCAGAAAAACCACATGTGGTTTGCgtgcctttcccggctcaagGCCACATCAACCCGATGCTGAAAGTGGCTAAACTCCTCCACCACAGAGGCTTCCACGTCACCTTCGTCAACACCGTTTACAATCACAACCGTCTCCTCCGGTCCCGTGGGCCCAACGCACTCGGCAGGGTTCCTTCCTTCCGGTTCGAGGCTATACCTGACGGTCTACCTGAGACTGATGTGGATGCTACGCAGGACATCCCCGCCCTTTGCGAGTCCACCATGAAGAACTGTCTCGCTCCATTCAAGGAGCTTATCCGGAGGATTAACACGAGAGAGGATGTTCCTCCGGTTAGCTGTATTGTATCAGATGGTGCCATGGGCTTTACTCTTGACGTTGCGGAGGAGTTTGGTGTCCCCCAGGTTCTTTTTTGGACCACTAGTGGTTGTGGCTTCATGGCTTATCCT CACTTCTATCTCTTCATTGAGAAGGGTTTATGTCCAGTGAAAG ATGAGATTAGCTTGATGAAGGAACACTTGGACACAGTTATAGACTGGATACCTTCAATGAAGAatctaaaactgaaaaatattcCTAGTTTCATCCGTACCACTGATCCCAACGACATAATGCTCAACTTCATTGTCCGTGAGACTTGTCGAACTAGACGCGCCTCTGCTGTCATTCTCAACACGTTCAATGACCTGGAGCATGATATACTCAGGTCTATGCAATCCATTTTACCACAGGTTTATCCAATCGGACCGCTTCATCTCTTAGTAAACcgggagattgaagaagatagtGAAATTGGAAGGATGGGATCAAATCTATGGAAAGAGGAGACTGAGTGTTTGCATTGGCTTGATACTAAGTCTCGAAACAGCGTTGTTTATGTTAACTTTGGAAGCATAACAAAAATGACCGTGACACAGCTCGAGGAGTTTGCTTGGGGTTTGGCGGCAACGGGGAAGGAGTTTCTATGGGTAATGCGGCCGGACTTAGTCGCCGGAGAGGAGGCAGTGATTCCGACAGAGTTCTTAGTGGAGACAGAGGATCGAAGGATGCTGACTAGTTGGTGTCCACAGGAGAAAGTTCTTTCTCATCCGGCAATTGGAGGGTACTTGACGCATTGCGGGTGGAACTCGACGTTAGAAAGTCTTTCTTGCGGAGTTCCTATGGTATGTTGGCCATTTTTTGCAGAgcaacaaacaaattgtaagTTTTCTTGTGATGAATGGGAGGTTGGGATTGTGATCGGTGGAGATGTGAAAAGGGAAGAGGTTGAGGCAGTTGTTAGAGAGCTCATGGATGgtgagaaaggaaagaaaatgagagaaaaggcGGAGGAGTGGCGGCGCTTCGCGGAGAAAGCGACGGAGCATCCGTGTGGTTCGTCGGTGGTAAATCTTGAGACACTTGTTAGCAGGGTTCTCTTAGGAAAGAATCCTGATACTGATCAAAGTTAA